The proteins below come from a single Juglans regia cultivar Chandler chromosome 12, Walnut 2.0, whole genome shotgun sequence genomic window:
- the LOC108986309 gene encoding transcription factor bHLH128-like: MYPPSSSPLSSQKPMGPTGLTRYGSAPSSLLGTAVDSLIGPNREFSALPSSSSLMAHHQYFSGDSSSVTSESSCRANSSNGPKEQEQSKGLQRSYGLNEMAVGDFLTASNIKSGGGGSGGGSPASASSALVRQRSSPAGLLNHLASVADNGFSVTRGSGGYTSQGVSDSGHGVSRLKPQLSFTRQDSLSQISEVSEDVVDGISSDNGHQNAMHSYATNSFGMDSWDNTNSIIFSAPPGERAKNADNDIFNCLHALETQFSMPQTTLEMATVEKLMHIPEDSVPCKIRAKRGCATHPRSIAERERRTRISGKLKKLQDLVPNMDKQTSYADMLDLAVQHIKGLQNQVQELQKELQNCTCGCKQTA; encoded by the exons ATGTACCCACCGTCGTCCTCACCCTTGTCGTCCCAGAAGCCAATGGGCCCCACTGGCCTCACCCGCTACGGCTCCGCCCCGAGCTCCCTCCTCGGCACCGCGGTCGATTCACTCATCGGCCCAAACCGCGAATTCTCAGCTCTCCCATCGTCGTCTTCTCTCATGGCTCACCACCAGTACTTCTCCGGCGACTCTTCTTCCGTCACCTCCGAGTCTAGCTGCAGGGCCAACTCATCCAACGGTCCCAAAGAGCAGGAGCAGTCCAAAGGGTTACAGAGATCGTACGGTCTGAATGAGATGGCCGTTGGGGATTTCCTAACGGCTAGTAATATCAAGAGTGGCGGCGGTGGCAGTGGTGGTGGATCCCCTGCCTCTGCTTCTTCTGCTTTGGTCCGCCAGAGAAGCTCTCCTGCTGGGTTGCTTAACCATCTCGCTTCTGTTGCTGATAATG GTTTTTCGGTTACAAGGGGATCTGGAGGCTACACCTCTCAAGGTGTCTCCGATAGTGGCCATGGAGTTTCAAGGTTGAAGCCTCAATTAAGCTTCACAAGACAAGATTCTCTTTCTCAGATCTCAGAGGTCAGCGAAGATGTTGTTGATGGCATCAGCTCTGACAATGGCCACCAAAATGCCATGCATTCTTACGCCACGAATAGTTTTGGAATGGACTCATGGGACAACAcaaattctataatattttcagCCCCACCTGGCGAACGTGCTAAAAATGCTGACAATGACATTTTCAACTGTCTTCATGCTTTAGAAACTCAG TTTAGCATGCCACAGACAACACTTGAGATGGCCACAGTGGAGAAGCTAATGCATATTCCTGAAGATTCTGTTCCTTGTAAAATACGCGCTAAACGTGGCTGTGCGACTCACCCCCGAAGCATTGCTGAAAGG GAAAGACGAACCAGGATAAGTGGGAAATTGAAGAAGCTACAAGACCTTGTCCCTAACATGGATAAG CAAACGAGTTATGCAGACATGTTGGACTTGGCTGTTCAGCATATCAAAGGCCTTCAAAATCAAGTTCAG GAACTTCAGAAAGAACTTCAAAATTGCACCTGTGGATGCAAACAAACAGCCTAA
- the LOC109020475 gene encoding ras-related protein RABA5d-like, with amino-acid sequence MSSDKESGGEEYLFKIVIIGDSMVGKSNLLSRYALNEFNMHSKATIGVEFQTQVLDIEGKEVKAQIWDTAGQERFRAVTSAYYRGIVDALVVYDIE; translated from the coding sequence atgTCATCAGACAAGGAGTCAGGAGGAGAAGAGTACCTTTTCAAGATAGTGATAATCGGCGACTCTATGGTTGGCAAATCCAACCTGCTCTCCCGCTATGCCCTCAACGAGTTCAACATGCACTCCAAGGCCACCATTGGTGTCGAGTTCCAGACCCAGGTCTTGGACATCGAAGGCAAGGAGGTCAAGGCCCAGATTTGGGACACCGCCGGACAGGAACGCTTCCGTGCCGTCACCTCCGCCTACTACCGCGGCATTGTCGATGCCCTCGTCGTCTATGacatagagtaa